Proteins from a single region of Belliella baltica DSM 15883:
- a CDS encoding OmpA family protein, with translation MKQGLLISFFLLISYVGFSQSYTIFDKKAIKLHQEGDELIQKRMYDEAIEKFKASINREANFLESYLKWGRILLTQGFPDQAIEIADRGLRRNIKGSSNLFGEIAWLKTHSHLKLGDFEAAILEFEQAQMLLNVDFKKTRPFKEIEEQINFIKVELENSYDINKQKLAEPLNQFVLQYFPVLTADSKKMLFTKRNGLENYEHEDIFVSYYDEDSLKWGSPRSIASNINSAYNEGTCTISADGKILIFTSCQMPDSFGDCDLYISYKVNDEWQRPINMGKNVNSRVWDSQPSLSADGRILFFSSNRRGGFGGKDIWFSLRMADGSWSEAKNLGEKVNTSKDEVSPFIYFNNEILFFASEGHVGFGGLDLFISRVVSGDFGDPVNLGFPINDHQDQLALFITAQRDYAYYTETVFNNGVQERSFLYKFKFPDQIDLGERLMVTEGKVLNKNTGEPIKAKLSLVDLVTDSTLYQFESDGRTGEFTMLYPDKPASGLYVEKQGYLPKIYNVDRDSLQNKKNLDVELIPVGAGEEFIFENIFFDFDKDDLKPESRSSLRRLISFMNDNPSVEILIAGHTDNVGSEVYNKDLSLRRAESVKEFLILNGIIEGRLGTKGFGSAKPVSNNDTSENRALNRRITISIL, from the coding sequence ATTTTTTGGAATCCTACCTGAAGTGGGGTAGAATTCTTTTGACGCAGGGGTTCCCAGATCAAGCCATTGAAATAGCTGATCGTGGGTTAAGAAGAAATATAAAAGGTTCTTCAAATTTGTTTGGTGAGATTGCTTGGTTAAAAACCCATTCTCACCTTAAGTTGGGAGATTTTGAAGCTGCGATTTTAGAATTTGAGCAAGCGCAGATGCTGCTGAATGTGGATTTCAAAAAGACACGTCCATTTAAGGAAATTGAAGAGCAAATAAATTTCATTAAGGTGGAGCTGGAGAATTCCTACGATATCAACAAGCAAAAACTTGCAGAACCTCTAAACCAATTTGTGCTGCAATACTTCCCCGTGCTTACAGCGGACAGTAAGAAAATGCTTTTTACAAAGCGCAACGGGCTTGAAAATTATGAACATGAAGATATTTTCGTGTCTTATTATGATGAGGATTCTCTCAAATGGGGATCACCTAGAAGTATTGCATCGAATATTAACTCAGCATACAATGAAGGAACTTGTACGATTTCAGCAGATGGGAAAATCTTGATTTTCACTTCCTGCCAAATGCCAGATTCTTTTGGTGATTGCGACTTGTATATCTCTTATAAAGTTAATGATGAATGGCAGCGTCCTATTAATATGGGAAAAAATGTCAATTCACGTGTTTGGGATTCGCAACCTTCTTTGTCAGCGGATGGAAGGATTCTTTTCTTCTCTTCAAATAGAAGAGGAGGTTTTGGTGGAAAAGATATTTGGTTTTCACTTAGGATGGCTGATGGAAGCTGGTCAGAAGCGAAAAATCTCGGAGAAAAAGTGAATACGTCAAAGGATGAAGTTTCCCCTTTTATATATTTCAATAATGAGATTTTATTTTTTGCTTCTGAGGGACATGTAGGATTCGGAGGACTTGACTTATTTATTTCTAGAGTAGTATCAGGAGATTTTGGAGATCCAGTGAATCTTGGTTTTCCAATCAACGATCACCAGGATCAGTTAGCCTTATTTATCACGGCTCAGCGAGACTACGCATATTATACGGAGACAGTCTTTAATAATGGAGTTCAAGAGCGGTCTTTTCTGTACAAGTTTAAGTTTCCGGATCAAATTGATTTAGGAGAGCGCTTGATGGTGACAGAGGGGAAGGTTTTAAATAAAAATACCGGAGAGCCAATCAAGGCCAAGCTATCTTTGGTTGATTTGGTTACAGATAGTACTTTGTATCAGTTTGAGTCCGATGGCAGGACGGGTGAGTTTACCATGCTTTATCCAGACAAGCCTGCTTCAGGCTTATATGTGGAGAAGCAAGGCTATCTACCAAAGATTTATAATGTAGATCGCGATAGTCTTCAAAACAAGAAGAATCTTGATGTTGAGCTGATCCCCGTAGGGGCAGGAGAGGAGTTTATTTTCGAGAACATATTTTTTGATTTTGACAAAGATGACTTGAAACCAGAATCCAGAAGTTCTCTAAGGCGTTTGATTTCATTTATGAATGATAATCCATCTGTTGAGATTTTGATTGCAGGTCATACGGATAATGTGGGTTCAGAGGTTTACAACAAAGACTTAAGTCTAAGAAGAGCTGAAAGCGTAAAGGAATTTTTGATTTTAAATGGCATTATTGAAGGAAGGTTGGGGACTAAGGGATTTGGATCGGCAAAGCCTGTATCAAATAATGATACTTCAGAAAATAGGGCGCTTAATAGGAGGATTACAATTTCAATTCTTTAG